The Acinetobacter pittii genome contains a region encoding:
- the corC gene encoding HlyC/CorC family transporter has translation MQEEPSPSWGMRGLRKWLGTAPETRDELLKLVQNSRRFLEPDTVAMLEGVLDLPATKIREVMTPRTAMISLQEDDQLLDILDVLVESAHSRFPVFSADQPDNVVGILLAKDLLPFLTEPNTKVDIRVLMRQPLFVPESARSDQVLRMLKHTQTHIAIVIDEYGSTAGLVTLEDILEEIVGEIEDEHDTVDEDAQYIVPDNDHTVANAWMVQALTPIEHFNTVLDADFSDDEVETVGGLLLQEIGLVSDLQGQTVELGNWLFTIVEADARTIHLIRAVRQ, from the coding sequence ATGCAAGAGGAACCAAGTCCGTCGTGGGGAATGCGAGGCTTACGAAAATGGTTAGGTACAGCGCCAGAAACCCGTGATGAATTATTAAAATTAGTCCAAAATTCACGCCGCTTTTTAGAACCAGATACTGTTGCTATGCTTGAAGGCGTTCTTGACCTTCCAGCTACAAAAATTCGTGAAGTCATGACACCACGAACAGCAATGATCAGTTTACAAGAAGATGATCAATTACTTGATATTCTTGATGTACTGGTTGAGTCTGCTCACTCACGCTTTCCAGTCTTCTCTGCCGATCAACCGGACAATGTTGTCGGGATTTTGCTCGCAAAAGATCTGTTGCCGTTTCTAACTGAACCGAATACCAAAGTCGATATTCGAGTTCTTATGCGCCAACCGTTATTTGTTCCTGAAAGTGCACGTTCCGATCAGGTACTACGCATGTTAAAACATACTCAGACTCACATTGCGATTGTGATTGATGAATATGGCTCAACAGCAGGTCTTGTTACGCTTGAAGATATTCTTGAAGAGATCGTTGGCGAAATTGAAGATGAGCACGACACTGTCGATGAAGATGCTCAGTACATTGTTCCTGACAATGACCATACGGTAGCAAATGCGTGGATGGTGCAAGCACTTACACCAATCGAACATTTCAATACTGTTTTAGATGCTGATTTTTCTGACGATGAAGTAGAAACTGTCGGCGGTTTATTGCTTCAAGAGATTGGTCTGGTAAGTGATTTACAAGGTCAAACTGTTGAGCTTGGAAATTGGTTATTTACAATCGTTGAAGCAGATGCCCGCACTATTCATCTGATTCGAGCTGTACGTCAATGA
- the lnt gene encoding apolipoprotein N-acyltransferase, protein MRAYFEKLLDSSQQQKQIPLIFPLLIALFSGAVFSFSLAPYYWWWLAILSPALLYATLHKRSAKQAFAIGWSYGFGLWFVGAFWLYTSIHVYGDTNAFLSVCMIAVMALVMGLFTAFQTWVYRRFFPETPLTFAPLWIVFEWAKTWVFTGFPWLFVGYAFTERLLDGYAPFFGIYAISFVVIVLACALVEVLRKRIFWVIPSALLVLSAWGASYIQFVKPKAAKPLSVSLIQGNIPQDLKWLTEYQVRTLEIYAGLTQSEWGRDLIVWPESSIPLFQTDIEPFLDAMDAQAKKNHTAWVTGIPYWDFEKSHQVGSPLYYNSIMASGSDSSGLYKKQRLVPFGEYIPLSGLLSWVLPAMQNDISMSGFTRGESDQKPLLIKGHALAAAICYEVAYPNLTRRNAEDSDFLVTVSNDAWFTGTAGPWQHLQMVQMRAKENGRWFIRATNTGVTAFIDQNGHITEQAPIDKEFVLRGDLPAMQGQTLYNRLGDYPILGFAVLLLILGWVYRPRKVDVSFKSRR, encoded by the coding sequence ATGAGAGCATACTTTGAAAAGCTGTTAGATTCTTCGCAACAACAAAAACAGATTCCTTTAATTTTTCCTTTACTCATTGCTTTATTTTCAGGTGCCGTGTTCAGTTTTTCACTGGCACCTTATTATTGGTGGTGGTTGGCAATTTTATCTCCTGCCCTACTCTATGCAACATTACATAAGCGCTCAGCTAAACAAGCCTTTGCGATTGGTTGGAGCTATGGCTTCGGCTTATGGTTTGTAGGCGCTTTCTGGCTCTATACTTCCATCCATGTATATGGCGATACCAATGCATTTCTAAGCGTGTGTATGATTGCTGTTATGGCCCTTGTGATGGGTTTATTTACAGCATTTCAGACATGGGTTTACCGACGATTCTTTCCTGAAACACCACTTACTTTTGCCCCACTCTGGATTGTTTTCGAATGGGCAAAAACTTGGGTGTTTACAGGTTTCCCATGGTTATTTGTAGGTTACGCCTTTACTGAACGTTTACTTGATGGTTATGCGCCGTTCTTTGGTATTTATGCAATTTCCTTCGTCGTCATTGTATTAGCATGTGCTTTAGTTGAAGTTCTGCGTAAACGTATTTTTTGGGTTATCCCTTCTGCCCTATTGGTTTTGAGTGCATGGGGAGCATCATATATACAGTTTGTAAAACCTAAAGCGGCTAAACCACTTAGCGTTTCACTCATTCAAGGTAACATTCCACAAGATTTAAAATGGCTGACTGAATATCAAGTTAGAACATTAGAAATTTATGCTGGTTTGACTCAATCTGAATGGGGTCGTGACTTAATTGTATGGCCTGAGTCTTCAATTCCGCTTTTCCAAACCGATATTGAACCGTTTTTGGATGCAATGGATGCACAAGCGAAAAAGAACCATACTGCTTGGGTAACTGGCATTCCTTATTGGGATTTCGAAAAATCGCATCAAGTTGGTAGCCCACTGTATTACAACAGTATTATGGCTTCTGGCAGTGATTCAAGTGGACTCTATAAAAAGCAGCGTCTTGTTCCATTTGGTGAATACATCCCTCTTTCAGGTTTACTCTCTTGGGTGTTACCAGCCATGCAAAATGATATCAGCATGAGCGGTTTTACACGTGGTGAGAGTGACCAGAAGCCCCTCTTAATTAAAGGGCATGCACTTGCTGCTGCAATTTGTTATGAAGTGGCTTACCCGAACCTGACAAGACGTAATGCGGAAGACAGCGACTTCTTGGTAACTGTATCGAATGATGCTTGGTTTACGGGTACTGCTGGGCCTTGGCAACATTTACAAATGGTGCAGATGCGCGCGAAAGAAAATGGCCGCTGGTTTATTCGTGCAACCAACACTGGTGTAACAGCATTTATTGATCAAAATGGCCATATCACTGAACAAGCACCAATCGATAAAGAGTTCGTCTTGAGAGGCGATTTACCTGCTATGCAAGGCCAAACTCTTTATAACCGTTTAGGTGATTATCCAATTTTAGGATTTGCGGTCTTACTGCTGATTTTAGGTTGGGTTTATCGTCCACGTAAAGTTGACGTTTCTTTTAAATCTCGACGCTAA
- the tusA gene encoding sulfurtransferase TusA, producing MSEQPISPTVQLNTRGLRCPEPVMMLHQAIRKSKSGDVVEVFATDNSTSWDIPKFCMHLGHELLLQEERLDENGHKEFHYLVKKG from the coding sequence ATGTCAGAGCAACCCATTTCACCTACTGTACAACTCAATACGCGTGGTTTACGTTGTCCGGAACCTGTCATGATGTTGCATCAAGCCATCCGCAAATCTAAGTCCGGGGATGTGGTTGAAGTCTTCGCAACTGATAATTCGACTTCGTGGGATATTCCTAAGTTTTGTATGCATTTAGGTCATGAGTTGTTGTTGCAAGAAGAACGCTTAGATGAAAATGGTCATAAAGAATTTCATTATTTAGTGAAGAAAGGTTAA